The region tcaTTAGAACTTTTGATATGCATATattaatttgtatttctgtagATATTTACAAATAGGTGGAAGTGTGTATCACATGCTGATATTTATAAATGCATAGAACTGGGGGACGTTTTTTGCTTCACTTGACATTCTATTAATTTAATAGTCATGAACCACCACTGACAATTAAACTTGACAATGAGTATAGCCAGTACTATTTTGATGACTATACTTAAAAAATATTCCCTCACTAACCGAAAACATACCAGTACAAACCCCTGTACTATATCACGGACTATCACAGAGTGaaaccacaacaacaaacatGCTGGTTGATATGCATCGTATACAGATAAATGCAATGCGCAGGTCTTAAATGGCTAATTATTAGCAATAACTACAAGCCATTCTTTAACTAAAAAAAGGCTGCGTGTGACAGAAACATGCAGCTCGCTCTCACTTGCCCCGTCCCatctaaatattactgaaaagcTCACCATGATAATGTCGTCTTCCCGGACCCCGGCAGGCCCCTCATGATGATAAGGTGCGGCCTGTTGCGACGTCGAACTCTTGAAGCCATTTTCAGAACCTTTTTCCGTTCTTCCGTCCAACGACAGCCCTTTGTGTCACCGCGCTCACGTCGGCTCTCCTCTTAACTTCCCTactgcaggaggggggggggagattgttagcgttttttttttttttgcgcgacCTAATGTTGGCGAAACGCTCGACGGAAACTTAAAGACTGGTCGGGAGGGTTTTCAGTACCGCGGGACGTCCCTGATTCATGGGGTGCCGGTGACCCCTCTTTTGGAGGGTGGCCCCAGTCTTCCAGGATAGGCTGGAGCGCAGAACTCCAGCTTAATGCCTGAGCCGAACGGGTGCACCGTGGAGTCAAAAGACATTGGCAAttcacaatcatcatcatcgtcatcacaGGATAtagctataatttttttttttactcacatGTTTGTGTAGCACATTTCAGCTCAGAATAAATGGATAAACATGCTAAAGTTGGGGAAAGACGTTTCAAGTAATTTATTGTAAGCTGTGAAGCTGTACCTATTGTAAACCGCCACTCATTTTTGCTGTTGGTAATTAGGCTTTCTGCTCCCCTGGGGACTCAGAACATGCAGGGTTCTGTATTTTAACAGACAGGAGAATCCCAGGCCCCCATTCAATGGAATGCCTGAACATTTACCGCAATATTCACTTCAGTCATAATAAAGATATCCTTCCCTCTTCAGTCCTGCCTCTTTTTACACCTGTCATTGGAATtagccagaacacacacacacacacacacacacacaggggctgATATACTAAGACCTTTAAAAATCAGTAAGTTTTGTTCAGTATGATTATCGATACCCAgtgtttgaaaaacaaaacttaagagttgttgttttctgtgatgTCGGTGATCTGGCATTCCCTTCCATTGGTAATTTGGCAATTTGGCAATTTCAAAAACAACCAGTGGAAAGTACCCTCAGTCAGCCATTAGCCACAGCCAGCTGGCTTCCTGGCAAATAATCTTCCGTCATTGGAATTagtcacaacacacacacacacacacacactcagggcctGATTTAGCATTCGCAAAACCTTCTTTTGATTTGTCattggtatttgttttgcaccagtcATTGGGGCGTGTTATTCATAttgcatgtgctaaaggtcTCAGTTCTCAACCTCCTTTTGTGATCTTATTGTTGTTTAGATCACAATAtagtcgtcatcatcatcactgaacCCTTGTGGTACCACCAGTCAATGTCCTCCAAAATGGAGGGTTCTCCTTCTGTAATATGTCTTTTATGTCCAGCTTGTGCTGGGTATGATGGCGTGTGGCAGGAAACACATACGAAAACACAACAtaaccccctccccatcccacgGGCACCCAGGTGTATCCCTTTCTtccacagacaaacaaaaatgacattacagCAGATGCTCTGGACAACTTTTATAAAGGATTTTTATGctgcatccatttaaacagctggatatataatcaatgcaggttaagcacccgAAGGGTACAACGACTGTGTCCTAcccagggaatcgaaccagtGACCTTCAGGcaacaagaccagttccttacccatcatactacactgcccccTCGTTCCATTGTAGATGTACTGAGGTGCAATCTGAAGGGGTAGCAACAGCAGACAACTTGTATCGTTATTTTAATGTTGTAGCTCGTCGTCATGCCGCCTAGTTTGACtgaccataactttctgacctaccCTACGcttgctgtgtgaactggacttaatgtgttcatggctatggataactgtaacataatgagtattgtacttgtgttctgtagttgttacAATGagcttcggtatgcacttactgcACGTCGGTttagataaaagcgtctgccaaataaaagtaatgtaatgtcgCAGAAAAAAAGGCTAACTATTTTAAGGCAGTTAAAATTTTAACACAGAATTTTGTCTGCAGGTCTGCAACGGTCTACTTCCTTCTCCAGGACCTGCTCCTCAGCACATCGAAAATGTTGTTAATAAACTCGTAATTTTCCTTCATCTTTATCATCTTCTCCAAGGGCACCTTCCCATTGGTTCGTCTGCGGGAGAAAACAGCAAGCTTACAAATGCCGAATTTACCCACTGATTGTAAAAAAACATGCCTGCTAAACCACTAGAGAATGTCGATCAGGCTGTTTTGCAACACATTACATCCTTTATTGTTCCCTAGAATTCGCTGTGTATGTAAACACTGACTACTCAACTGACGCTCTTTTCAAGTTTATAATATGTTTGCGAGTTCACGCAAAATTCTGATTTTTAATGGAGAAAAATCAACGAGACTTAATTCATCGGAGCCttcaggattaaaaaaaaattgctactGGATTACGGTTTGACAgatcaaaatttatttaaatctcaAATAAGATGTATATTTTCCATGTCTACTTAATGAAATGGTTCAGGGCCACATATGGGATTTTCAATGACCATATGATCATGGGAAAACTGAGACACTACACTAAGTTagcacagcattttaaaaaacattttgcttgagATTATGTATGAAGAgtgtatgtatgaatgaattatgtataaagattttgattttattaaatttcattaatACCAGAATGATCAAAACATTCAATGCTATTTACACACATTGCTCACTGTGCCAGGCCTGATATTTCTACAATTTCTGAATGTGCGCAGTTTTATAGCTGGGGCGGTacgatggtgcagtgggtagcactgccACCTCACAGCACAccaaggtcgtgggttcgaatctcggcttggggcctttctgtgtggagtttgcatgtgtccgcgtgggtttcctcccacagtacaaAGACATGCATGGAGGCTAATTggtgcccataggtatgagtgtgggTATAGATAACAGATGGATGGAAGGACAAACAGTAGCCTGTCTGTTTGGAGAAACtcaaatcaaaaccaaaacTTGGCAGAAAAGTCCCCTTTAGTATAAAACTAAAGTAGGTggcatttgttattattatacataattTTAACACTCACCGGTGCAAAGTCTCAACACTAACTTTCCAGCTGTCTTTCAGGAATCGAAATCTTATGTGGTAACCGTAGCGAAGACCCTGCAACCAACAGAAAAACTTATTTAAACCGTAAAAAATAACGGTGGAACTGAGAATAAAACCCCACCAGCATCGCTGCCTACCCGTAACTACAGGGCGTGGTACAGCAGTTAAGCTAAAATTAGTACTAACGAGTAATGGTAACATttcgaatgaatgaatgaatgaatgaatgaatgccaAAGGACAAAAAAGGTTAGTCTAAACGCACAATTTAATCAATATGgttacataaacaaaataagcaattatttgtgtgtattaCCCGACTATAACTTCACGTTAGCTAACCACATATACAGACTATTAAAGTTTCATAACTTCCTTGCCAAAAAGGCCTTACCAGTATCACATATGGTTTCATTTCGCAGCGAAATATGTTGGTATTGTCGATGATGACAGGATTTATTCCGTCTCGCATAGCCCGTTTTGCTGTAAGTATTAAAAAtccgaataaatgaatgaaaatggtaCCTAAGTGTGCCCAAGAGAGACTGAAATTTAGATAATTTCAAGTTCCGAGCGCATATTGGGACTTACCATTCATTATATTAATTTCATGGGCGTAATCCAGTTCACTTTCGTCAAAGTTAACCATGACGCCGCTTGCGTTTTTAAAATAGTCGTCAGTGCTGAATATCGCTCCACGTCCGCCGTatttttcattcaatatttTCCTGCATAATTGGGTAGAAggaaatgacacatttaaaGCTGGTTGTTGATTAAACTTCTTAAACACCTCAGTAAAACGGCCTCAGATAACGGCCATTGCTAGAACGCAGATATAAGTAAAGAGTGAATTGTATACCGCGCTAATTTTGATTTTCTTGATCCAGGCAGACCCCTCAAGATGTAAAGGTGCGGTCTGTTATATCGTTGTCGACACATCATGCCCAGGAACCGTGAAAAACTGACTCTGGGATAAACCGCGCGGATGTCTGTCGCGCGTCTCGCAGCTCTCCCCCCGCCCTAACTGTTTCCTATCAgtttcaatatatattttttttcttgggcgCACAAGTCTCCAGGCTGCGTCAATACATGCCAGCGATTCAACGGAAATCGCGTAGCGGAGACGTAGGGACATAGACTATGTACACTTTTGTTAGAAGTCAATATACAATACCATAAAACACGAGATGATCAGATACAAACCCCATTTGCACTGCAACAGCAAACAACCTGGAAGACCACTGCTgtggatgaccggagaataatttatattgtaaatggactgcatttacatatattGTGAAGAAAATACCCTTTTCAACTGTGGAACATAATGAAGAATACTCTCCATGACGAAGGCATAGATGCGTCAAAGACcgtaaagagaagactacaccagcataataTCAgagcaagatgcaaaccactggtaagtcTCAAGAACAGAACGGCCAGGTTAGAGTTGCGTCTatacgtacaaaaaaaaaacaggtaaacGCATTCCTTTTGGTACCCGACGTTAGAGAACAGTTAAAAACAAGAGGGGTCGAAAACAGCAAAACGCAACTATGATGTTGAGCATAATACTTTACATTCCTTCAGCTGTGATTGGGATGgaaggtatgccatcccgccaagttacgccttgttTGAATTTACGATATTCCATACAGTCTTGAACAGAATTACGCAAATGCACAACTAAATTAAAACGGATAATATTTATCATGTATATTCACCAGTAGTGAAACGGCTCGTAAAAAGTTTGCCAGAAATTGGTGCGTTGCTCAGTTGGTCATAATGGGGAACGCGCCTGTTATTACGGAAACGCGCCGTGCAAAAGGGATTCGCACCACTTATCCATCTTccttttatttcaattcaaataaaataaaaaaaattttttaaaaacgaacgaataaaacattttattaatacaGTAGTTTCTTTTTCCAGATCCACGGAGGTTCTATAAGTACAGCCACGTACGCACACTGCACTTGTACCCGGACAGAAATGCAGCCGCTGATTCCGAAAACATTTCCAACATAAATCGTTTGAACCGTTAACGGGGAACATATCTGCTCATTCCATTATTGCCCATGTGCCAATTCCAATTTACATCATacaaaattgttattttatcatcGGTCACCAAGATTCGCAGGGAGAATGCGAATGACTGACTGTATGCAACAATGGACCACGCTACACCATATAAATCATGCATTTTTGTATCGGAatctaaatgtttttgttgttggttttttttttttttagttgggTTTATGTGTCAAATACAAATAAGCCTTGGAACGTGATGGAAATCTGTAGGCTATGCGAACCCAGATTACAGaacatttgtcattttctttcctcCAGGCTAAAAACTAAGCTACGTTTTGTCCTGTAGAGAATTATAACTAGCttttgatttttcaaaaaagtagAAAATGTTTTGCTCCGTGAGTAGACAGATGTAGGCTAAAAACATTGCTAGCCAATCAAAATCTTTTCCATTCGCAGTAAGCACGTGCGCTGGTCTAATTCAATTACAGTTTCAATGGTGGGCACGGATACAATATTATACAACCCTGACATACTAATATGAATCAAAGTTTTATTCGAACACCCAATACCTACCGGCCTCGTTGGAGACAAGACTTGGCGATGTGAAATTTGGTCGGATCCCCCCTGCCACACCTGTCCTGTTCTCTTGCAATTAGGAGATTGGATGGGGAATGGTCTGGTGAATTCAATTAACCCATGACACGTAATCTGAAGAGAGGAGGGGCATATAAACTGAATTAGAAAAGACGCGTCGAAATCGGATTGTAATGGAGGGGTTTATATTTTCCCCGTATAACTACAATGGCTATCCTGGGTGTGGTCCATATAACCCCGGGGGCCAGAAACTCAGGAATCAAAACTGGACGAAAAAAACGAATATCTACGTGGGCCCCGAGGCCGTGGACTACTTGGATTTCTACAAACGCGCTCAGCTGAGGGCGATCCTGTCCCAGGTCAACCCAAATCTAACCCCTCGTCTAAGAAAAGCCAACACTAAAGAGTTCGGTGTTCAGGTTAACCCCAAGGTGGACGCCGTGGTTCAGTGCTCTCTTGGGCCGAAGACCCTGTTCTACCGCGAGCGAAAATGGtttccttccaagtcgcctgggacGAGTCCAATACTGCCAAACAAATTCGTCCCCAGCACTCCGGTGACCAACGTTCGTTTTTCCCGCCCCATTGCAATCTACTCTCCGGTCTTCGACAGGCGATTTATCACGCTGCCGGGCAACGAAGGCGAAGGACCGGTCAGAAGAGAGGAAGAATCTGCCGGTGAAGGAGAGAAGCAAAGTCTAGAGGATAAGGCGAAGCACGACGACTCTGGCCAAAATGTCCCGGAAATCCTCTCCTC is a window of Anguilla rostrata isolate EN2019 chromosome 9, ASM1855537v3, whole genome shotgun sequence DNA encoding:
- the zar1l gene encoding ZAR1-like protein isoform X1, giving the protein MEGFIFSPYNYNGYPGCGPYNPGGQKLRNQNWTKKTNIYVGPEAVDYLDFYKRAQLRAILSQVNPNLTPRLRKANTKEFGVQVNPKVDAVVQCSLGPKTLFYRERKWFPSKSPGTSPILPNKFVPSTPVTNVRFSRPIAIYSPVFDRRFITLPGNEGEGPVRREEESAGEGEKQSLEDKAKHDDSGQNVPEILSSPPRKFNFQFLEQKYGFFHCGKCNIRWESAYVWCISGTNKVYFKQLCRKCQVGFNPYRVESIQCQACGQTRCSCEKRQRHIDMKRPHRQDLCGRCRGKRLSCDTTYSFKYIV